GCAGTCGATGACGCCGGCTCGGGCTATGCGACGCTGCAGCACGTCCTCAGACTCCGTCCACAGGTGGTCAAGCTCGACCGGGCGTGGGTCAGCGGCGTGGATGGTGACCGGCCACGGCAGGTCCTCATCTCGGGTCTGATCTCTCTGGCCAGGGAGATCGATGCCACGCTGATCGCCGAGGGCGTGGAGACTCCCGAGGAGGCCCGGACCCTGACTGACCTCGGTGTCGTCTACGCGCAGGGGTACCTCTTCGGCAAGCCGGCACCGCTCGGCGACATCCTGGCCCAGCAGTAGGACGGCTTGGAGCTACCGACTGGCCAGATCGATCGTGGCGGCCTCGCCTGGCCGGACCTCGATGGCCACGCCCGCAACGCTCAGCGCCACCGCCGTGGAGTTGGCCTCCTCCGCCTGGACCGTCACGCCGTCGTGGGCAACCAGGATCGTCAGGCGCTGACCGCGCCACTGCACCGGGTAGGTCAGTCTTGTCCACGCCTCCGGCAGCCGTGGGTCGACCGTCAGCATGTCCTGCACGAAGCCGAGGCCCCCGAGACCCTGCACGGCCAACTGGTTCGTCCCACCGCAGGCGGCGGTGTGGATTCCGCCGATGAAGGTGCCGGCGACCACGGCGTGCTGGGCGTTCAGCAGGTCGACGCGAGCCGTCTCGCGGAAGTGACGGAGCGCGACAGCGGTATCGCCCATCTGGGCCGCGACCATCCCGTAGGCGGCGTCGCTCAGCGACGACTTGTGTGCGCAGCGAGGCTCGTAGTAGTCGTGGTTTGCTCGCACCACATCGCCCGAGAACCGCTCCCGATGAAGCCACAGCAGCATCACCACGTCGGCCTGCTTGGCAACCTGGGTGCGGACGGCGATGCCGTTCGGCCAGCCCCAGTACTCGTCGGGGTGCTGCAGCCGGGTGGCCAGCTCCTCGGGTGAGATGTCCTCCAGGTCGAAGAAGCCGCGGAACTGCTCGATCAACCCGGTTGTCTCGTCCGGCTGGGGTAGGAAGAGGTTGTCCCGGACGTGACGCCACCGGTCGACCTCTGACGCCTGCAGTCCCATCTCGGCTGACAGCTGTGTCAGGGCGTCGGCGTGCTCCTGCTCGAGCCACTCGTAGGTCTCGATCGCAAACGTGAGGGCCGCGTGGGTCTGGTAGTTGGTGAAGGCGTTGTCGTCGACGTTCTCATGCCACTCATCGGGTCCGAGCAGCCGGATGATGTGGTACTGGCCACCCCAGTCGTTGAAGTGCACGAAGGACCGCAGGAACCGGGCGACCTCGAACGCCACCTCGGCACCGTGCTCGACCATGAAGGCGGTGTCGCCGGTGACGTCCACATACGTGCGGATCGTCGTGACGATGTCCGGCGAGACGTGCATCTGCCAGACGTTGAAGTGGTTGCGGATCTCCCGGCCGGTGAGGACGTCGACGAAGAAGACGTCGGGGCACAGCTCCTCACCCGTCACCCCGGACACCCAGGCGTAGTACGCGCCGTCGTAGCCGAGGTCCCTGGCCTTGGTTCGGGCACCGTCGAGCGTCTTGTGGCGGTAGGCCAGGATGCTGCGTGCGACCTCGGGTTCGGTGAAGAGGAACGCCGGCAGGTTGTAGACCTCCTGATCCCAGAAGGCCGCACCCTGGTAGGCCTGACAGGACAGCCCGCGCGCACCCACCGGCAGGTGATCGGTGTGCAGGGGCGTGTGGACGCGGTTGTGGTAGTTGCTGAACCGCAACGACGCGTCATCGAGCACGTCGCCCTCGATCCGGACATCCATCACCCCCCAGATC
The sequence above is a segment of the Euzebya tangerina genome. Coding sequences within it:
- a CDS encoding glycoside hydrolase family 65 protein produces the protein MTRGPDARFNDTLRVDDDGWRLVETGFEEDRAVAVGSNFTVANGYLGYRATAPEQGAEDFVALTVSDTYDCADGRWRELVNAPNPLMVTFAVDGTTLRLEESAEPESWLDLRAGVNGQRRTHVLDEASITLTVERFASYDNLHLLCQRVTVESDAPLEMQLRCGIDGNVWDLNGVHLPTLDPTIDGDVTALSGVTGESGIGVAVAAAHRLDGDVPTEEPATGDRLVARTVTLDLQPDQPLVLETFAAVATSSDVEDPLAVALNQAAAAAAEGFGTLLERTTATWQGIWGVMDVRIEGDVLDDASLRFSNYHNRVHTPLHTDHLPVGARGLSCQAYQGAAFWDQEVYNLPAFLFTEPEVARSILAYRHKTLDGARTKARDLGYDGAYYAWVSGVTGEELCPDVFFVDVLTGREIRNHFNVWQMHVSPDIVTTIRTYVDVTGDTAFMVEHGAEVAFEVARFLRSFVHFNDWGGQYHIIRLLGPDEWHENVDDNAFTNYQTHAALTFAIETYEWLEQEHADALTQLSAEMGLQASEVDRWRHVRDNLFLPQPDETTGLIEQFRGFFDLEDISPEELATRLQHPDEYWGWPNGIAVRTQVAKQADVVMLLWLHRERFSGDVVRANHDYYEPRCAHKSSLSDAAYGMVAAQMGDTAVALRHFRETARVDLLNAQHAVVAGTFIGGIHTAACGGTNQLAVQGLGGLGFVQDMLTVDPRLPEAWTRLTYPVQWRGQRLTILVAHDGVTVQAEEANSTAVALSVAGVAIEVRPGEAATIDLASR